The following proteins are co-located in the Ruminococcaceae bacterium KH2T8 genome:
- a CDS encoding mannose-1-phosphate guanylyltransferase encodes MLNCAVIMAGGGGTRFWPLSRMSAPKQLVKITGDDVMINETIKHYDSVIARENTFIVTNAKQAELMDKVLFDEVKRDNILIEPMQRNTAPCIIYAAMTLKKLYGDAVMAVLAADHHIGNVKEYERVLKLAIDTAEKTDRIVTLGLRPTFPSTGYGYLKFDKDKKVSDEVYDLEQFVEKPGLEVAKSYVESGDYLWNSGMFIWKASVILDYFKKLLPDMYEKMESIFDKLRTPDEKAAIEEVYPTLENVSVDYGIMEKADGVCVIPADFGWNDVGSWDSLEYVFDLDGNGNVNVGDTELIDCSDSVFFDRSSAGKTVAGIGLKNIVVVQTDDAVLVCDKGRVQDIKAMVEKLKKEGREELL; translated from the coding sequence ATGTTAAATTGTGCTGTTATCATGGCCGGCGGCGGCGGAACGCGCTTTTGGCCCTTATCTCGTATGTCCGCACCCAAGCAGCTCGTTAAGATCACGGGTGATGACGTAATGATAAACGAGACGATCAAGCATTATGATTCTGTTATAGCCAGAGAGAATACATTTATAGTTACTAACGCCAAGCAGGCAGAGCTCATGGATAAGGTCCTCTTTGATGAAGTAAAGCGAGATAACATCCTTATCGAGCCCATGCAGAGAAATACCGCGCCTTGCATCATCTATGCGGCAATGACGCTTAAGAAGCTCTACGGAGACGCAGTGATGGCAGTATTGGCAGCCGATCACCATATCGGTAACGTCAAGGAATATGAGAGAGTATTAAAACTTGCTATCGATACGGCAGAGAAGACTGACCGTATCGTAACACTTGGCCTTCGCCCTACATTTCCTTCTACGGGTTACGGTTATCTTAAGTTCGATAAGGATAAGAAGGTCTCCGATGAAGTCTATGATCTCGAGCAGTTCGTAGAGAAGCCCGGACTTGAGGTAGCAAAGAGCTATGTAGAGTCAGGTGATTATCTCTGGAACTCCGGAATGTTCATCTGGAAAGCTTCCGTCATCCTCGATTACTTCAAGAAGCTCCTTCCCGATATGTATGAGAAGATGGAGTCGATCTTCGATAAGCTCAGGACACCTGATGAGAAGGCGGCTATCGAAGAAGTCTATCCCACTCTCGAGAATGTCTCTGTAGATTACGGCATCATGGAGAAGGCGGACGGAGTATGTGTCATCCCTGCCGATTTCGGATGGAATGATGTAGGTTCCTGGGATTCCCTTGAATATGTATTCGACCTTGATGGCAACGGCAATGTCAATGTCGGTGATACTGAGCTCATCGACTGCAGCGACAGCGTATTCTTTGACCGCTCTTCTGCCGGAAAGACAGTTGCAGGCATCGGACTTAAGAATATCGTTGTTGTTCAGACTGATGATGCCGTTCTGGTTTGCGACAAGGGTCGTGTTCAGGACATCAAGGCTATGGTCGAAAAGCTGAAGAAAGAGGGCAGAGAGGAACTTCTGTAA
- a CDS encoding hypothetical protein (manually curated) produces the protein MEYNFLVGSDMDYTLLMPGQPISDVNLRAARALRAAGGALTISTGRSSFITGIYTDVLETEVPIITSNGASVFDPVSRKEIYSSLIPDETVKRLLKLFIDNNSNATCYSPDGIYYAPGSLRREFITNYNRDLPDEKKAPVGELTAEMLITGLPPINKFLLIDPDDATLNEVKKVEGLEIVSSAGGFYDIMKEGNTKGDGLLRVADILGIPHEKTFAIGDSENDLSMIVSAQYGIAMSNSDPRLLKKASYITGTCEEDGFAKAVFEYILPLIERS, from the coding sequence ATGGAGTATAATTTTCTGGTGGGGTCCGATATGGACTACACGCTTTTGATGCCGGGTCAACCGATATCAGACGTGAATCTTCGTGCCGCACGCGCATTACGCGCAGCGGGCGGAGCGCTCACGATCTCCACCGGACGTTCATCATTTATCACAGGTATATATACAGACGTTTTAGAGACTGAAGTTCCGATCATTACGAGTAACGGAGCTTCTGTTTTTGATCCCGTATCACGCAAGGAGATCTACTCTTCTCTTATTCCCGATGAGACCGTGAAGAGACTCCTTAAGCTCTTCATCGATAATAACTCGAACGCGACATGTTACAGCCCCGACGGTATCTACTATGCCCCCGGGAGCCTGAGACGCGAATTCATCACCAATTACAACAGGGATCTTCCCGACGAAAAGAAAGCACCGGTTGGAGAGCTTACCGCCGAGATGCTCATAACGGGACTTCCTCCCATAAATAAGTTCCTCCTTATCGACCCTGATGACGCGACGCTCAATGAGGTCAAAAAGGTCGAGGGACTCGAGATCGTAAGCTCCGCAGGCGGATTCTACGACATAATGAAAGAAGGAAATACGAAGGGAGACGGACTCCTGCGCGTGGCTGATATATTGGGAATCCCGCACGAGAAGACTTTCGCGATCGGCGACAGCGAGAACGACCTTTCAATGATAGTAAGTGCTCAGTACGGTATTGCGATGAGCAATTCAGATCCGAGACTTCTTAAGAAAGCATCCTATATCACGGGAACATGCGAAGAAGACGGATTTGCCAAAGCGGTATTTGAATATATCCTCCCTCTTATAGAGAGGTCATGA
- a CDS encoding Glycosyltransferase involved in cell wall bisynthesis, whose protein sequence is MRICFVVQRYGDEVNGGAEVHARQLAEHVAQYTDHEVEVATTKAIDYVTWRNEYENDEDIVNGLKVHRFPVVNERVQEKFNKISEKVAAGQADAAEQEKWMKLQGPECPALIEWLKANKDNYDRFVFLTYLYYTTYYGLQAVGKKAVLIPTAHEEWTIHIPMFRKMFELPGAFFYNTTEEKELVNRLFNTSDIPDNEGIGGVGVEVPENVSAEAFREKFGIKDKFIIYVGRIDENKCCPELFTYFREYKNRHKDSSLKLVLAGKEIIKVPKADDIISLGFVSEEDKFNAIAASEFLVLPSRFESLSIVVLEALKLRRPALVTAGCNVLVGHCRRSNAALYYNGYYEFEGCIDYLLSHEDECRAMGENGVKYVDTNYSWKNIVDRLNGIMTSL, encoded by the coding sequence ATGAGGATCTGTTTTGTAGTTCAAAGATACGGTGATGAAGTTAACGGCGGTGCCGAGGTCCACGCCAGGCAGCTCGCCGAGCATGTTGCGCAGTATACGGACCACGAGGTCGAAGTTGCAACGACAAAAGCCATAGATTATGTTACCTGGAGAAATGAATACGAGAACGACGAGGATATCGTTAACGGGCTTAAGGTCCACAGATTTCCTGTCGTAAACGAGAGAGTTCAGGAGAAGTTCAATAAGATCTCCGAGAAGGTCGCTGCCGGTCAGGCTGATGCAGCCGAGCAGGAAAAGTGGATGAAACTTCAGGGCCCCGAGTGCCCCGCTCTGATCGAGTGGCTCAAGGCGAACAAGGATAACTACGATCGATTCGTATTCCTTACGTATCTTTATTACACGACTTATTACGGACTTCAGGCGGTAGGAAAGAAGGCAGTCCTTATCCCTACGGCTCATGAAGAGTGGACGATCCATATCCCGATGTTCAGGAAGATGTTCGAGCTTCCGGGCGCGTTCTTTTATAATACGACCGAGGAAAAGGAACTCGTGAACAGGCTCTTTAATACATCCGATATTCCTGATAACGAAGGTATCGGAGGAGTCGGCGTTGAAGTCCCCGAGAATGTTTCGGCCGAAGCCTTTAGAGAGAAGTTCGGCATCAAGGATAAGTTCATCATCTACGTAGGACGTATCGATGAGAATAAGTGCTGCCCAGAGCTGTTTACTTATTTCAGGGAGTACAAGAACAGACATAAGGATTCATCCCTAAAGCTCGTACTGGCAGGTAAGGAGATCATCAAGGTCCCCAAGGCAGACGATATCATCTCACTGGGATTCGTATCCGAAGAAGACAAGTTCAATGCCATTGCCGCATCTGAGTTCCTCGTTCTTCCTTCGAGGTTCGAGAGCCTTTCCATCGTTGTTCTCGAGGCTTTAAAGCTCAGGCGTCCCGCACTCGTGACCGCAGGCTGTAACGTTCTTGTCGGTCACTGCAGAAGGAGCAATGCGGCTTTGTACTATAACGGATATTACGAGTTTGAGGGCTGTATCGACTATCTTCTGTCTCATGAGGATGAGTGCAGAGCCATGGGTGAGAACGGCGTTAAGTATGTAGATACCAACTACAGCTGGAAGAATATCGTAGACCGCTTAAACGGTATCATGACCTCTCTATAA
- a CDS encoding Glycosyltransferase involved in cell wall bisynthesis: MRVFQILTTVSYGDAVSNDCLALYSLLKTSGYETYVYAENIGKQAEKMGVKPYARLPRLKDDDIILYHLSTGTELNERIKSLSGKKYIVYHNTTPPDVFVPYSGKLARLCSCGLEETKSLKDTFDGGLCDSDFNRQQLISYGYKCPLKVRPILIPFEDYRKEPDKETLEQMGGDARENEHEIKNVLFVGRIAPNKCQEDLISLLYAYRKMYSDPIRLVLAGNPSGLEKYMSKLRAYADELGLDDIVFTGQISFAKILAYYRSADAFVSMSEHEGFCVPLVEAMFFDVPILAFASTAVPETLGGCGIIFDKKDPSYAAKCLHAILNDNELKSRIVEEQRERLKYFEYENVSKIFVEQFREFTGR, encoded by the coding sequence ATGAGAGTTTTTCAGATCCTGACGACGGTATCCTATGGAGATGCGGTGAGCAATGATTGTCTGGCTCTTTACTCTCTGCTCAAGACATCAGGCTACGAGACATATGTATATGCCGAGAATATCGGTAAACAGGCTGAGAAGATGGGAGTCAAGCCTTATGCCAGGCTCCCGAGGCTCAAGGACGATGACATCATCCTTTATCATCTGTCTACCGGTACCGAGCTCAACGAACGCATTAAATCCCTGAGCGGAAAGAAATATATCGTATACCATAACACAACTCCGCCCGATGTATTCGTTCCTTATAGCGGCAAGCTCGCAAGGCTCTGCAGCTGCGGACTTGAGGAGACCAAGAGTCTTAAGGATACATTTGACGGCGGCCTTTGTGATTCGGACTTTAACAGGCAGCAGCTCATCAGCTACGGCTATAAGTGTCCGCTCAAAGTAAGACCCATACTTATCCCTTTTGAGGACTACAGGAAAGAGCCGGATAAAGAGACACTGGAGCAGATGGGAGGAGATGCGCGCGAGAATGAGCATGAGATCAAGAATGTTCTTTTCGTCGGAAGGATCGCTCCGAACAAGTGTCAGGAGGACCTGATCTCGCTTCTTTATGCATACAGGAAGATGTATTCCGATCCGATCCGTCTTGTCCTCGCAGGTAATCCGTCGGGACTTGAAAAGTATATGAGCAAGCTCAGGGCATATGCAGATGAGCTGGGGCTCGATGATATCGTGTTTACGGGACAGATCTCTTTCGCGAAGATCCTTGCATATTACAGGAGTGCGGATGCTTTCGTATCGATGAGTGAGCACGAGGGATTCTGTGTTCCTCTCGTGGAAGCCATGTTCTTCGATGTCCCGATACTTGCCTTTGCTTCAACGGCTGTCCCCGAGACGCTCGGAGGATGCGGCATCATCTTCGATAAGAAAGATCCTTCTTATGCGGCGAAGTGTCTCCATGCGATCCTGAACGATAATGAACTCAAGTCCAGGATCGTCGAAGAGCAAAGGGAGAGGCTCAAGTATTTTGAGTATGAGAATGTCTCGAAGATATTCGTCGAGCAGTTCAGGGAGTTTACGGGACGATGA
- a CDS encoding ABC-2 type transport system ATP-binding protein codes for MADNELAIKVRGLKKSFRVYYDKSNSLKDSILFWKRNRHETRTVLNGIDLDIKKGESVGLIGHNGCGKSTLLKLMTKILYPDSGTIEVNGRVSSLLELGAGFHPDLSGRENIYNNASIFGLSKKEIDQRFDDIVEFSELGEFIDNPVRTYSSGMYMRLAFSVAINVNADILLIDEILAVGDANFQSKCFNKLKEIRKNGTTIVIVSHSLGQIEQFCDKSVWIHEGQVRAEGVPYDIHMEYLDYMGAIRKKNALLSGMTAVQRDEVEGSDRLRWGSGEVRISEVHAYNDKDEEQLIFKTGESIRFTVDYKVKEKVEDAVLGIGIFRLDGLNVFGTNTRIEKFKDFDITEDGRFEMTLKDIELLPGQYIVGFSVEYGDGIPVDYWKTACEIEIVSDRGVAGAFYLDHDWKFSDKNITR; via the coding sequence ATGGCAGATAATGAACTTGCGATCAAGGTCCGCGGACTTAAGAAGAGCTTCAGGGTATATTACGACAAGAGCAACAGCCTTAAGGACAGTATCCTTTTCTGGAAGAGGAACCGTCACGAGACGAGGACTGTTTTAAACGGCATAGATCTTGATATAAAGAAGGGCGAATCGGTAGGTCTTATCGGTCATAACGGCTGCGGCAAGAGTACGCTTCTTAAGCTCATGACAAAGATACTCTACCCCGACAGCGGAACGATCGAGGTCAACGGTCGCGTATCGAGCCTTCTTGAGCTCGGTGCGGGTTTCCATCCCGACCTTTCGGGCAGAGAGAATATCTATAACAATGCTTCCATCTTCGGCCTTTCGAAGAAGGAGATAGACCAGAGGTTTGACGATATCGTCGAGTTCTCGGAACTCGGGGAGTTCATAGATAATCCCGTAAGAACATATTCTTCGGGTATGTACATGAGACTTGCGTTTTCCGTTGCTATAAACGTGAATGCCGATATCCTTCTCATCGACGAGATCCTCGCAGTAGGCGATGCGAACTTCCAGTCCAAGTGCTTCAATAAGCTCAAGGAGATACGAAAGAACGGCACGACGATCGTTATCGTTTCTCACTCGCTCGGTCAGATAGAGCAGTTCTGTGACAAGTCGGTCTGGATCCACGAGGGTCAGGTAAGGGCAGAGGGCGTGCCTTACGATATCCATATGGAATATCTTGATTATATGGGCGCTATCCGAAAGAAGAATGCACTGCTTTCCGGCATGACCGCCGTTCAAAGAGATGAGGTCGAAGGTTCCGACAGACTGCGCTGGGGAAGCGGAGAAGTCAGGATCAGCGAGGTTCATGCCTATAATGACAAGGATGAGGAGCAGCTCATCTTCAAGACCGGTGAGAGCATCCGTTTTACCGTTGATTACAAAGTCAAGGAAAAGGTCGAGGATGCGGTACTGGGAATAGGTATCTTCAGGCTCGACGGTCTTAATGTATTCGGTACGAATACCAGGATCGAGAAATTCAAGGATTTCGACATAACGGAAGACGGCAGGTTCGAGATGACACTTAAGGATATCGAGCTTTTGCCCGGACAGTATATCGTAGGATTCTCCGTCGAGTACGGAGACGGTATCCCCGTAGATTACTGGAAGACGGCCTGTGAGATCGAGATAGTATCCGACAGGGGCGTCGCAGGTGCATTCTACCTTGATCACGACTGGAAGTTCTCAGATAAGAACATAACCCGCTAA
- a CDS encoding ABC-2 type transport system permease protein: MFKELYKYREMIVSMVRKDLRSRYKGSVLGFAWTFINPLLQLIVYYFVFKMIMKNDIPNFHLYLFVGLIPWIFFSASLTGGAVSIISQKDLVKKIYFPREVIPISYVTSCFVNMLLSFIVVIAVALVTGVVPTVPGLLCLPLIMIVEYLMALGIALIVSSLTVYLRDLEHILGIIAMAWQFATPICYQESLIPARIYPYYNLNPMTPVVRAYRSILYEASVPDVGSLSMSVVFGVAFLIVGTVMFRHLQKRFAEEL; the protein is encoded by the coding sequence ATGTTTAAAGAGTTATATAAATACAGAGAGATGATCGTAAGTATGGTCAGGAAAGACTTACGTAGCCGTTATAAGGGCTCTGTTTTGGGTTTTGCCTGGACATTTATAAATCCTCTCCTGCAGCTGATCGTTTACTATTTTGTCTTTAAGATGATCATGAAAAATGACATCCCTAATTTCCACCTTTACCTCTTCGTAGGTCTTATCCCGTGGATATTCTTCTCGGCGTCGCTCACCGGCGGTGCCGTATCGATAATAAGCCAGAAGGATCTGGTAAAGAAGATCTATTTCCCGAGAGAGGTCATCCCGATCTCATATGTTACGAGCTGCTTTGTCAACATGCTCCTGAGCTTTATCGTAGTTATCGCAGTTGCACTGGTAACGGGCGTAGTTCCTACTGTCCCGGGACTTTTGTGTCTGCCTCTTATCATGATAGTCGAATACCTGATGGCACTCGGTATCGCTCTTATCGTATCGTCGCTTACGGTATACCTCAGGGACCTCGAGCACATCCTGGGCATCATCGCGATGGCATGGCAGTTCGCGACTCCGATCTGCTATCAGGAATCGCTGATCCCGGCACGTATATATCCTTACTACAACCTGAATCCCATGACTCCCGTTGTCAGAGCATACAGATCGATCCTTTATGAGGCATCGGTCCCTGATGTCGGATCGCTCTCGATGTCTGTCGTATTCGGTGTGGCATTTCTGATCGTCGGTACGGTCATGTTCAGGCATCTTCAAAAACGTTTCGCGGAGGAGCTTTGA
- a CDS encoding GDP-4-dehydro-6-deoxy-D-mannose reductase, which produces MKKALVIGAMGFAGSALVEELKDNGYDVIGSDIISDEESVIKADMLDKAEAFDLISKIRPDVIFNLAGQASPLISWKDINLTMHLNVDLSVNVAEAVLANCPDTTILYIGSANQYDMASYGKIEIDEACPLVDNSPYAVSKNTQEAILKLLIQKKGLKAVFTRSFNHIGPKQKEGFVVTDYCKRIAMLEKGQIDTFEYGNLDSWRDFSDVRDVVRAYRLLGERGRIGEVYNVGSGKSSYIRDMIGKLVEKSDKASSATVLPARLDDDSLPHFCADISKLHDDTGFEPQYDIDDTLISVLEAYREKYV; this is translated from the coding sequence ATGAAGAAGGCTCTTGTTATCGGTGCGATGGGTTTTGCCGGTTCCGCGCTCGTCGAGGAACTTAAAGATAACGGCTATGACGTTATCGGCTCTGACATAATCTCCGACGAGGAGAGTGTCATCAAGGCCGATATGCTCGATAAGGCTGAGGCTTTTGATCTTATCTCCAAGATCAGACCTGACGTGATATTTAACCTCGCAGGACAGGCTTCGCCTCTTATCTCCTGGAAAGACATAAATCTCACGATGCATCTTAATGTAGATCTTTCCGTTAATGTCGCGGAGGCGGTACTTGCGAATTGTCCCGATACTACGATCCTCTATATAGGTTCGGCTAATCAGTATGATATGGCTTCTTACGGCAAGATCGAGATCGACGAAGCTTGTCCGCTGGTCGACAATTCACCTTATGCCGTTTCCAAGAATACACAGGAAGCGATACTTAAGCTCCTTATTCAAAAGAAGGGCCTGAAGGCGGTCTTCACGAGATCTTTTAACCACATTGGTCCTAAGCAGAAAGAAGGATTTGTAGTAACGGATTACTGCAAGAGGATCGCTATGCTCGAGAAGGGGCAGATCGATACTTTCGAATACGGTAATCTCGATTCTTGGAGAGATTTCTCTGATGTAAGGGATGTTGTAAGGGCATACAGGCTCTTAGGTGAGCGCGGTCGTATCGGAGAGGTATATAATGTCGGTTCGGGAAAGAGTTCTTATATCAGGGATATGATCGGAAAGCTCGTCGAGAAGAGTGATAAGGCATCTTCTGCGACAGTGCTTCCCGCACGTCTTGATGATGACAGCCTTCCTCATTTTTGTGCAGATATCAGTAAGCTTCATGATGATACGGGCTTTGAACCGCAGTATGATATCGACGATACTTTGATTTCCGTTCTTGAAGCATACAGGGAAAAATATGTTTAA
- a CDS encoding GDPmannose 4,6-dehydratase has translation MKRALITGITGQDGSYLAELLLEKGYEVYGIWRRKATVDYGNIEHLKDKVHLIYADMTDAVSLIAAMQISQADEVYNLAAQSFVKTSWDTPVSTADIDAIGVTNMLEAIKLVKPEARFYQASTSEMFGKVQAVPQKEDTPFYPRSPYGVAKLYGHWITKNYRESYDMFACSGILFNHESERRGLEFVTRKITNAAVKISLGLQDHLELGNLDAKRDWGHSKDYVRAMWLMLQADAPDDYVIASNETRSVREFAQTAFSHVGIELRWEGEGVNEKGIDVKTGKVLVSVNPDFFRPAEVELLLGDPSKAQTKLGWHREIDFNELVKRMVENDIRIVKEENGL, from the coding sequence ATGAAAAGGGCACTGATTACCGGTATTACAGGTCAGGACGGTTCCTACCTTGCAGAACTTTTGTTGGAGAAGGGATACGAGGTATACGGTATCTGGAGAAGAAAGGCAACCGTCGACTACGGAAATATAGAGCACCTTAAGGATAAGGTACACCTTATCTATGCAGATATGACGGATGCAGTTTCACTGATCGCGGCAATGCAGATCTCCCAGGCTGATGAAGTATATAATCTGGCTGCTCAGTCTTTCGTTAAGACAAGTTGGGATACTCCCGTAAGTACAGCCGATATCGATGCTATCGGTGTTACCAATATGCTCGAGGCCATAAAGCTCGTAAAGCCCGAAGCAAGGTTCTATCAGGCATCCACTTCCGAGATGTTCGGTAAGGTTCAGGCAGTACCTCAGAAAGAGGATACTCCTTTCTACCCCAGGTCACCGTACGGAGTTGCAAAGCTCTACGGTCACTGGATCACTAAGAATTACAGAGAGAGCTATGACATGTTCGCATGCTCGGGCATACTCTTTAACCATGAGTCCGAGAGAAGAGGACTCGAGTTCGTTACACGTAAGATAACTAATGCGGCAGTAAAGATCTCTCTGGGACTTCAGGATCATCTTGAGCTCGGAAATCTCGATGCAAAGAGAGACTGGGGACATTCCAAGGATTATGTAAGAGCTATGTGGCTCATGCTCCAGGCTGATGCTCCCGATGACTATGTTATCGCATCCAACGAGACGAGATCAGTAAGAGAATTTGCTCAGACGGCTTTCAGCCACGTCGGTATCGAGCTTCGCTGGGAAGGCGAGGGCGTTAACGAGAAGGGTATCGATGTTAAGACGGGAAAGGTACTCGTATCCGTTAATCCCGATTTCTTCAGACCCGCAGAGGTCGAACTTCTTCTGGGTGATCCTTCCAAGGCACAGACTAAGCTCGGCTGGCACAGGGAGATAGATTTCAACGAGCTCGTTAAGAGAATGGTAGAGAACGATATCAGGATCGTTAAGGAAGAGAACGGACTCTGA
- a CDS encoding Glycosyltransferase involved in cell wall bisynthesis yields MLAYNVQPLAHENLTGIGYYAANTLGRLLKEDKECELHVFDFMGRNDAGSKVAKNLGEAFDPSALHIVKNMPLGAYIRAGNAGKMYSYEALTHSKADMTVFFNYLVPAGLKGKSVITIYDMVSMRYPETMDDRNRRLLQRHLKPSAEKAAAVVTISEFSKKEIKELLNVPEERIFVAPCGTDTTFYCPFPDEQAELAARQEIKKQFDIDRYILYVGTLEPRKNIKTLVAAFEETAKEDEDIKLVLAGGVGWHSEETLAAIEGSPVRDRIVRTGYVSNEMKRDLYRCAKVFVFPSMYEGFGMPVTEAMACGTPCIISDTSSLPEVAGGIADIVGVYDIHALSEAMLGAIGREITDEFRKSAVANAARYTWEEAARAYRQAFSFVTNADMI; encoded by the coding sequence ATGCTCGCATATAACGTTCAGCCGCTGGCTCACGAAAATCTCACAGGAATAGGCTACTATGCCGCCAACACACTCGGTCGTCTTCTTAAGGAAGATAAGGAGTGTGAACTTCACGTATTCGATTTTATGGGAAGAAACGATGCAGGTTCCAAGGTCGCCAAGAATCTCGGCGAGGCATTCGACCCTTCTGCTCTTCACATCGTAAAGAATATGCCCCTGGGCGCATACATCCGTGCCGGAAATGCCGGGAAGATGTACTCGTACGAGGCACTTACGCACTCCAAGGCGGATATGACCGTATTCTTTAATTACCTGGTACCCGCGGGCCTTAAGGGAAAGAGCGTTATCACCATCTACGATATGGTATCGATGAGATATCCCGAGACTATGGACGACAGGAACAGGCGTCTTCTTCAAAGGCATCTGAAGCCTTCCGCCGAGAAAGCCGCTGCCGTCGTGACCATCTCGGAGTTCTCCAAAAAGGAGATAAAGGAACTTCTTAATGTTCCTGAAGAGCGCATATTTGTTGCTCCGTGCGGTACCGATACGACATTTTACTGCCCCTTTCCTGATGAACAGGCAGAGCTTGCGGCAAGGCAGGAAATCAAGAAGCAGTTTGATATCGACAGATATATTCTCTATGTCGGTACTTTGGAGCCTCGAAAGAACATAAAGACCCTCGTGGCCGCTTTCGAGGAGACCGCTAAGGAAGATGAGGACATCAAGCTCGTCCTTGCAGGCGGTGTGGGCTGGCACAGTGAGGAGACTCTGGCTGCTATCGAGGGCAGCCCGGTAAGGGACAGGATCGTCCGTACGGGCTATGTTTCAAATGAGATGAAGCGCGATCTTTACAGATGCGCGAAAGTCTTCGTATTCCCGAGCATGTATGAGGGATTCGGTATGCCCGTTACCGAGGCGATGGCATGCGGAACGCCGTGCATCATTTCGGATACGTCGAGTCTTCCCGAAGTTGCGGGCGGAATTGCAGATATAGTCGGGGTTTACGATATCCATGCCTTGAGTGAGGCCATGCTCGGTGCGATCGGTCGCGAGATCACGGATGAGTTTAGAAAGAGCGCAGTCGCTAATGCCGCTCGATATACATGGGAGGAAGCGGCAAGAGCATACAGACAGGCGTTCTCTTTCGTGACTAATGCCGATATGATATAA